In Agelaius phoeniceus isolate bAgePho1 chromosome 18, bAgePho1.hap1, whole genome shotgun sequence, one genomic interval encodes:
- the KMT5A gene encoding N-lysine methyltransferase KMT5A isoform X2, giving the protein MAAHANQRPERHDWQEVKPMGLPRVTRRLPAERLAAPGTPRGQSGPPGAGAPGRGAAAAAAMAGGKNMPKTRAGGVEKASPESAERKGPSRPRAGGENVFIGQSKIYSYLNPNKAPGARPPLQEENSVMYHEVKCQGKTLKETYRKGAGKKNGGKIVEGAVKPEEQKDKEGGCNPSVPSSDQNQETVESQKTPLPADCAEEANAKPAQKKMVKAKRGPRKKTQGRTPNRKVTDYYPVRRSSRKSKSELETEERRKIDELITSGKEEGMKIDYIDGKGRGVIATKHFNRGEFVVEYHGDLIEITDAKKREAVYAQDPSTGCYMYYFQYLSKTYCVDATKETNRLGRLINHSKCGNCQTKLHDIDGVPHLILIASRDIKAGEELLYDYGDRSKASIEAHPWLKH; this is encoded by the exons ATGGCGGCTCATGCCAATCAGAGGCCTGAGCGCCATGATTGGCAGGAGGTTAAACCAATGGGGTTGCCAAGGGTAACGCGGCGTCTCCCTGCGGAGCGGTTGGCGGCGCCGGGGACTCCGCGGGGACAGTCGGGGCCGCCCGGCGCGGGGGCTccggggcgcggggcggccgccgccgccgccatggcCGGAG GGAAGAACATGCCCAAGACCAGGGCGGGCGGCGTGGAGAAGGCAAGCCCCGAGAGCGCCGAGAGGAAGGGCCCTAGCCGCCCCCGGGCCGGCGGG GAGAATGTGTTTATTGGTCAATCCAAAATCTACAGCTACCTGAATCCCAACAAAGCTCCTGGTGCTCGCCCCCCGCTTCAAGAAGAGAACTCGGTCATGTATCACGAGGTGAAATGTCAGGGCAAAACACTAAAGGAAACCTACAGGAAAGGAGCTG GAAAAAAGAATGGTGGCAAAATAGTTGAAGGTGCTGTGAAACCAGAAGAGCAGAAGGATAAGGAAGGTGGGTGCAATCCTTCAGTGCCCTCCTCTGATCAAAACCAAGAAACTGTGGAAAGCCAGAAGACTCCCCTGCCTGCAGACTGTGCTGAGGAGGCCAATGCAAAGCCAGCTCAGAAGAAGATGGTTAAAGCAAAACGAGGACCAAGGAAAAA AACACAAGGAAGAACACCAAACAGAAAAGTGACAGATTATTATCCTGTTAGAAGAAGTTCCAGGAAGAGCAAATCTGAATTGGAG ActgaggaaaggaggaaaatagATGAGCTGATTACAAgtgggaaggaagaaggaatgaAG ATTGATTATATTGATGGCAAAGGGAGAGGAGTAATTGCTACTAAACATTTTAATCGAGGAGAATTTGTGGTTGAGTATCACGGGGATCTCATCGAGATCACTGATGCCAAGAAACGAGAGGCTGTGTATGCTCAAGACCCATCCACAGGCTGCTACATGTACTATTTCCAGTACCTCAGCAAAACCTACTG TGTCGATGCTACGAAAGAAACGAATCGTCTGGGAAGGCTCATTAATCACAGCAAGTGTGGCAATTGTCAGACCAAGCTCCACGACATCGATGGTGTGCCTCATCTCATCCTCATTGCTTCCAGGGACATTAAGGCAGGTGAAGAACTCTTGTACGACTATGGAGACAGAAGCAAAGCTTCCATTGAAGCTCACCCGTGGCTGAAACACTAA
- the KMT5A gene encoding N-lysine methyltransferase KMT5A isoform X1, protein MAAHANQRPERHDWQEVKPMGLPRVTRRLPAERLAAPGTPRGQSGPPGAGAPGRGAAAAAAMAGGKNMPKTRAGGVEKASPESAERKGPSRPRAGGENVFIGQSKIYSYLNPNKAPGARPPLQEENSVMYHEVKCQGKTLKETYRKGAGKKNGGKIVEGAVKPEEQKDKEGGCNPSVPSSDQNQETVESQKTPLPADCAEEANAKPAQKKMVKAKRGPRKKTQGRTPNRKVTDYYPVRRSSRKSKSELETEERRKIDELITSGKEEGMKIDYIDGKGRGVIATKHFNRGEFVVEYHGDLIEITDAKKREAVYAQDPSTGCYMYYFQYLSKTYCVDATKETNRLGRLINHSKCGNCQTKLHDIDGVPHLILIASRDIKISATPPWE, encoded by the exons ATGGCGGCTCATGCCAATCAGAGGCCTGAGCGCCATGATTGGCAGGAGGTTAAACCAATGGGGTTGCCAAGGGTAACGCGGCGTCTCCCTGCGGAGCGGTTGGCGGCGCCGGGGACTCCGCGGGGACAGTCGGGGCCGCCCGGCGCGGGGGCTccggggcgcggggcggccgccgccgccgccatggcCGGAG GGAAGAACATGCCCAAGACCAGGGCGGGCGGCGTGGAGAAGGCAAGCCCCGAGAGCGCCGAGAGGAAGGGCCCTAGCCGCCCCCGGGCCGGCGGG GAGAATGTGTTTATTGGTCAATCCAAAATCTACAGCTACCTGAATCCCAACAAAGCTCCTGGTGCTCGCCCCCCGCTTCAAGAAGAGAACTCGGTCATGTATCACGAGGTGAAATGTCAGGGCAAAACACTAAAGGAAACCTACAGGAAAGGAGCTG GAAAAAAGAATGGTGGCAAAATAGTTGAAGGTGCTGTGAAACCAGAAGAGCAGAAGGATAAGGAAGGTGGGTGCAATCCTTCAGTGCCCTCCTCTGATCAAAACCAAGAAACTGTGGAAAGCCAGAAGACTCCCCTGCCTGCAGACTGTGCTGAGGAGGCCAATGCAAAGCCAGCTCAGAAGAAGATGGTTAAAGCAAAACGAGGACCAAGGAAAAA AACACAAGGAAGAACACCAAACAGAAAAGTGACAGATTATTATCCTGTTAGAAGAAGTTCCAGGAAGAGCAAATCTGAATTGGAG ActgaggaaaggaggaaaatagATGAGCTGATTACAAgtgggaaggaagaaggaatgaAG ATTGATTATATTGATGGCAAAGGGAGAGGAGTAATTGCTACTAAACATTTTAATCGAGGAGAATTTGTGGTTGAGTATCACGGGGATCTCATCGAGATCACTGATGCCAAGAAACGAGAGGCTGTGTATGCTCAAGACCCATCCACAGGCTGCTACATGTACTATTTCCAGTACCTCAGCAAAACCTACTG TGTCGATGCTACGAAAGAAACGAATCGTCTGGGAAGGCTCATTAATCACAGCAAGTGTGGCAATTGTCAGACCAAGCTCCACGACATCGATGGTGTGCCTCATCTCATCCTCATTGCTTCCAGGGACATTAAG